A single Pirellulales bacterium DNA region contains:
- a CDS encoding ABC-2 family transporter protein: MQRASYYRVFLTFARNSLVRNMTFRANFIIECISSISWMLMNLGFYVLLYQFTKAIAGWGHYQFFVFLATTLFVNSLVEAFFMPNAEEFSELVRTGGLDFALLKPIDTQFLISLTKVDWSSFANFALAIGLLCYAMVKLDYTPTPWAAVLYPFYVLCGVLILYSLMIVLAATSVWLGRNQTLYDFWFYITNFSRYPMEIYVGPLGSPLRMLFTFVIPVLVVVNVPARLMAMPMEPQYWYLALFALAATAASIVASRWIFLRSLEAYRSASS; encoded by the coding sequence ATGCAGCGTGCTTCCTACTACCGCGTGTTTCTCACGTTTGCCCGTAATAGTTTGGTACGGAACATGACGTTTCGCGCCAACTTCATCATCGAGTGCATTTCCAGCATCAGTTGGATGCTGATGAACTTGGGCTTTTACGTGCTGTTGTATCAGTTTACGAAGGCGATTGCCGGGTGGGGGCATTATCAGTTTTTTGTGTTCCTGGCCACGACCCTGTTTGTCAACAGTTTGGTGGAAGCGTTTTTCATGCCCAATGCCGAGGAGTTCAGTGAGTTGGTGCGGACCGGCGGGCTCGATTTTGCATTGCTCAAGCCGATCGACACGCAGTTTTTAATTTCGCTGACGAAAGTCGATTGGTCCAGCTTTGCTAATTTCGCCCTGGCCATTGGGCTGCTGTGCTATGCCATGGTGAAGCTAGATTACACGCCGACGCCGTGGGCTGCCGTGTTGTATCCGTTCTACGTGTTGTGCGGCGTGCTGATTTTGTACAGCCTGATGATTGTGCTGGCCGCCACCAGCGTGTGGTTGGGGCGCAACCAAACGCTGTACGATTTTTGGTTTTACATCACCAATTTTTCGCGCTATCCGATGGAAATTTATGTTGGGCCGCTGGGCAGTCCGCTGCGGATGCTGTTCACGTTTGTCATTCCCGTGCTGGTGGTGGTGAATGTGCCGGCCCGATTGATGGCAATGCCCATGGAGCCGCAATACTGGTATTTAGCGCTCTTTGCGTTGGCGGCAACGGCGGCCAGCATTGTAGCCAGCCGGTGGATCTTTTTACGCTCGCTGGAAGCATACCGCAGTGCCAGCAGCTAG
- a CDS encoding transposase — protein sequence MPQSLVQIYVHIVFSTKDRRPFLQNKEIRGRLHGYLLGICANQQSPSLRVGGIEDHVHILCRLGKTVDVSTLIRELKRDSSKWIKDLRPQLQEFGWQNGYGAFFRQSGACRSIDTVHY from the coding sequence ATGCCGCAATCTCTCGTCCAAATTTACGTGCACATTGTATTTTCGACGAAAGATCGGCGTCCGTTTCTTCAAAACAAAGAAATCCGCGGTCGACTTCACGGATATTTACTTGGCATCTGTGCGAACCAGCAGTCGCCGTCGCTGCGCGTTGGCGGCATCGAAGATCACGTTCACATTCTGTGTCGGTTGGGGAAAACAGTCGACGTTTCGACGTTGATCCGTGAGCTGAAGCGGGATTCGTCAAAATGGATTAAGGATTTACGGCCACAACTTCAAGAATTTGGCTGGCAAAACGGCTATGGCGCATTTTTCCGTCAGTCCGGCGCATGTCGAAGCATTGACACAGTACATTATTAA